The sequence CCGCGTTAGGGTTGTTTGTTTTGGTCCGGCTGTAGCATCAGCCTCTGCTAGCTGCTGTGTAGTTAATCTGCTGGTTACCTGATTTTCAGCGTACTGTTTGGGATGTCGCCTCTTTAAGTGGTTAAAAAGATTTGTCGTGCTTCCATCTGATGTTAGAACGACCTCTGTGCAAATTTTACATATCACTGTTTGTGTAACGTCAGCTTGGGAAAATCCAAACCAGGTCCATATTACTGGAATCAACCTTTTTTTAGGAACTAACTCTGCCTCTGTGTTTTCATCCATGGCTTCGCGCTTGTGAGAAAAGGGGAGGGGCTGTAAGCAAAGGTGTTCCggtgagctgattggtttatgtgcGGGCCACTAGGTTGCGTGAAAGGGCACCAGCAAATAGTGCGCTTTGGCTGAGCAGaaaactgctgtagtggatagAATGGGCTTAACGATCCAGCGGTTTTTCTGTGATGGCTTATCGTAGACACTTTATAACACTTCACGATctgttatcgtcatatcgcacacccctagtgGGATGGATGGGATCCTGTTTTTACTAATGCTCTTGTGACTCTAAGTGcactaaaaaaggaaaaatgttgCCCTCTCTATACAATAAAGACAGttatccaacaaaagcaggatggacTCTCATTTAATACTTATGATTATGGAAGAAACTATAAATGTTTGAAAGTATTATGCCGTAATACTTTTGTCCTTATAGTGTGAGTTTGGTCaataaaaactgataaaaaaaaaaaatgtattgggtTAAGGTTGACTAGCGAGTGGTGTTCAAGGTAGTGGAGCTGAGAATCCAACTGTAAACCTTTGCATACTTTAGTTGTTCCAATGATTGCATGTAGTCTCAGTATACACCATGACTTTGACCAAGAGGAAGTTGACCAAGATTAGAAGATGAATGGGTGAATGGTCGGATGGAAGTTCTATCCATTACTGACAAAGATGCACAATTGCACATATACAGCTTTTACTGTCCCTGTGGAAAACACTGGCAATAAAATTGCACTCTCTGGAACAGATAAGCATAAAGCTATTGGCCGCAAAGCATTATGGCAGCTGTggtgcagtggaactgtgttttctggaatgatgaaaaatgttcagaaaaatactttaaggatAAGTTGGTGTTCAACTCAACATCCTGCCCACACTAATGCTCTTCTCAGAGCAATGCTACAAAAAAGCTTTAATAacctaatttcagaaaaaaaacaatgaatgaacaagTCCCAATACTTATGTAGTTATTAAGCTAAAGATCTCTAGCTAGTCAACATTAAACCCCCTTGTTGGTGGGTTTCCCAGACCCAGATTAAGTCACAACCTCCAAAGGTAATTTACCACTAACACTGAAAATTTGTCCAGTACAAGACTTAATCCATGTCCAGCACTCCAGCCCTACTTAACATGCACATTATTTTTGTGCAAAGCTTTGACCTTAAGTCTTAAGACTCACACTACAATTCATATTTGCCCTTTTTCTTCACACTAAGGCAGCTAATGCCGCGGATGAGGCGGCGGTAGCAGCTCACAATGCGCGACTGGCCCAGCTTAAATGCCATGCTCATAATGGCCATGCCCATGATGATGAAGAGGAAGGTGAGCATGAAGAACTTGGGGTGCTTGGGAACGATGTCACCAAAGCCGATGGTGGTGAGGGTGATAAAGCAGAAGTAGAAAGCATCAAACTTGCCTAGGTCATCTTCCCAAATCGGCAGGATCAGCGCCCAGATCAGGATGTAGGCGAAGACCACCAGAAGAATGACCAAGAAGGGCACATTGAAGCGCTCCATTTCATGACCAATGGACAAGAAGTCCTTGATCTTGAAGCCTACAGGTGGAGGGGGCATTTGATTGAGTTCTGGACAAGAACATGAGCGCGTCAGCGGCCTCTTTCGCCTAAACTTCTCTTTAGCAATGATGTGGTTGAATATGTTCTTGTTCTTGAGGAGATGGTCCGGTTTCTGCTCGATGACAGATGAGTCTATAGCAGTCCCAATCCTGTGGTCCACCGATACCTCCTGCACCACAACGTCTCGGTTAAAGATGTACGTGCCGTCACGGATGGTGACCGGGTCCCGAGGCTTCTGGTGTGGATTCCAAACTTGATAGAGAAGACGCCTGCAGCTGGAGTGGAGCCTCCTGTAGCTGTTGGAGAAGAGCACGGCCAGGATGTCGCCAACATCTGTGATGACAAGCAGCATCAGTGGGATGCCCACCGTGGCGTAGAGGATGCAGGCCACCCTGCCGGCCTTTGTCACTGGGTAGATCTCGCCATAACctaaaagagagaaagtaaaaaaaaaaaacatatagactGTTATGCAAACAACAATTACATCAGTTTTGTATTTTTCTAGCATGTGGCTCTTAAAATGTTCTTCATTCCTACTAATCTGATAAAGAGTATGTAATTAGAACGTCTGTATTAAGCCTTtttcaaaaagttaaaaaaattgcaGCAGAGTTAATAGGTGGATCTCAACTTTGGTAGATGATGTTTTGGCAAATTATGACTAAAAAACGGAACTGTTAAAGCTTTTTAGcttgtgcaacaaaaaaaaatatttatcccattATTCCAAATGCTTTCCTGCTGACTCATCATTTATTGCTCACATATTGCAGGCTTTAAGGCTTTCTTTTGTTAAGTTTATTAAGAGTCGAGAagttttaaagaggcactaaaccctaaaccatatttttttcattaataactaaaatTTGTTCCTTtgaaataatgaaacataccagtcttgcttaaactttttataaacctttctttacctttaaaaaaatgcttttattgtggtcttTTCCACCTCTGTGACACTcttacaggttcaactgtgctataagtgagggtgatgtgtctgtgtatttTGGTTCTATCAGAGAAAcactgctcagccaatcagctttctgtTCTGCCCTgcacctaaacccatacatccccCAGTGCCCCTTTCAAACtaaccctcccattttttttttttttttttgggtggaatcagctaaaatcaggggaaGAAACTATTTAAAAGACAGGTTTTCTTTAACTGGATGTTTTAGCACCACACTGTTGGTGTAAACAATGTCACATGCTGGCTGTGGCATGCCAAAGGATGGCAGCTGGCTCTATATTCATTGTTTCCAGGACGAGCTCACATTTCAAACAGGAGAATCCTAGTAGGATGCTTTTCATTCCACTTATTTTAGGTATGTATAATGTTTCCCAGTGAGTGTTTTCAATGCCTTCCCCATTATACTCTAGTTTTAAGGTGTGTGAGTAAGTGGGAGTCAGATTGTCTGTGCTGATTCGCCCATTGGGTCTTACCTGTGGAAAGTCTACACTTTTATAAAAAAGGTCATAGGACAAGAAATAGTaaggtgtcccatgactttagccATGTTACACTGACTTGAAAGAACACCGTACTGACCTGCATTATATGCGTGTGGGGTTTTCTCATTTCACATGAAGTTCTAGCCTGATGCTGCTGGTCACCATTATTACCACTCattgcgctgtccactgtgggtggtaatattagccttctataatgtagcacacatgacactgtggatttgAGGAATCTCTCCACAGCTTTTAGAAAAAGGGATGGCAGCACGCTCATCAGTCTGGTACCCACTCTCAGTCCTAGCTTAAATAACACATATTGTCAACTTGCCATGTTCTTGCAGTCAAAAGTTCAACtgtacaagataacaccttacaactccCTCTATTCAATCACTCATACCACTGCTAGAAAATGTGCCTTCATTTAAAATGATAAGATACGAATTACCTCACCCTAATCACCTTCAAAACAATCAAGTTCAAGAGACCCATCAGTAGTCCATTTAAATAGGACCTGAACATCTGCCAACATCCTCAACAAGGTCCAATAAGCTCTCTAATTCCTCAGACAGCTGTAAATAGTAAAGAAGGCGCTGCTGATACACTACCTACTCTACTACTCATCCGGAGTGGTCTCCTAAACTGTAGGCTGTCATCTCCCGTTAATTCATTCCCTATACACCAAGCTGTGCAGAGTGAAGCGCAATCCAACACATGTCTGCctctgatcagccataacattacaaccagCTACAGGCAAATGTGCAAGGCAAATTTGAAGGTTGCCCTAATGCTGCCAGACAGCTCTGGCACCAAGGCTACCATCAGAAACCTTTAGATAGAACAACCCCttaagataccatagcaaccatctaggacAAGATTATACACAGCAATTATACACTGACATCCCAGAAATCACACGATAGCAATGTGTAAATTGATTATAACCTGTTACATCAGAGGAcgacttgggaatgcccacacctgaaAAGTTGTGAGGCATTatcttgtgaggtgttatcttgtgaggctTTACCTTgcaaggttaaacactggccatcGGCTCATGGCAAGGCGGCATAAAGTATGGGAATTATAGTGAAGCCTGAATGTGGGTGCCAGATTGGACAATCCATTTCCATTACATACTTGTTTACAGGGTAACTACACTTCTCTGATTTTAGCTgaatccaccctcagctcaaataaaaaaaatgctaaaaaatgggaggaattgtttgggaggggcactaggtgatgtatggtTTTATGGGTgaggcaggaggaagagctgattgggctgagctgcAGTAAaatcaaagtgttttttaaagtttaggaaggtttataaaaatatgagcagaactggtatgtttcacaaatttaaaggaacacatttcagctattaatgaaaaaatatggtttagggtttagcgCCTCTTTAACATTCCTCAGTCCACACTGTCACGTGTGTTCCGGCAATATGTCATAAATAGGCAGCGGatagcagtgcagtgggtggtaatgattgtgaccggtggcttctggctagaattgtccatgttaGGACTCAAAGCATGAGACATGATAGGAGTTTCATTAACAGTGTAAAACTACCTCCTCCATGTTTGGGAGCTCTCAGCTAGCTCTCACTACGTCTTGTTGAACTGCTTCCACATAATGCTCAATTAGGACAACATAACGAGCGTTGCAGTCGATTCTGTGGCTTCTACACTCAACTTAGTCATCAAACACACATCATAATCGTGTACTTTCCTTTTGTGGAATTACTGCTTTGTCGAAGTTGTGGAGTTCTTGTCTGCACCAGAAAGGCACTAATGTACCAAGTGCTGCCGGCTTTTACTTGCTCTTTCTTTGTCCTTCTGAGGCCTTGTTGGCAAACAACGCTGTTATCAGCTCTTAGCTGTGTTCGCTCACAGTTGTACAGTATCAGATAACAGATGTAAACAGACTGGGGAAGATGATGTACAGCGCCTTTCCCTCAGGACACAGCGCCAACTCTAAAGTGCCCACACCACCACATCCACAGCAGCTTTAGCGAAGTCCTGCAAGTACAGCCTATTACAGAGCATTAGCTGCTGGTGGGGATGGGTGTGGTTATTTAAATATGTGCACATCCAAACTCATCTTCTGCTTAGTTAGGTATTTTAGTTAGGTATTAATAAGCTGGTGTTCTCCACACCTGTCATACAGTTACACATCACGCTTTTTCTGTTCCTttcctgggacagtcctgatgagagtcagttttatcataacgtttttattggtctttgtgactgcgcttgaggatacaaagttcttaaaattattatttttttcctggaTTGACTTACCTtcgtttcttaaagtatttttttttttctttgcttagtagttcttgccataatatgaattagaacattactcaaatagggctatttaccaTATACCAtcatctctacctcttcacaactttacaactgatgctctcaaatatcaaaaacacattaagaggcaagaaatacaagtaattaactcttga is a genomic window of Astyanax mexicanus isolate ESR-SI-001 chromosome 14, AstMex3_surface, whole genome shotgun sequence containing:
- the kcnk18 gene encoding potassium channel subfamily K member 18 — protein: MRTAEKRRGPACAVALLPHAALILSLIVYALLGAALFHAIEGTRSNDGTLEIHEGFRKFVHEVVNEARNKSTSANVSEEVLEAVGEKILREFKAVWMQSSDRWHFYGSLFFCCTVFTTVGYGEIYPVTKAGRVACILYATVGIPLMLLVITDVGDILAVLFSNSYRRLHSSCRRLLYQVWNPHQKPRDPVTIRDGTYIFNRDVVVQEVSVDHRIGTAIDSSVIEQKPDHLLKNKNIFNHIIAKEKFRRKRPLTRSCSCPELNQMPPPPVGFKIKDFLSIGHEMERFNVPFLVILLVVFAYILIWALILPIWEDDLGKFDAFYFCFITLTTIGFGDIVPKHPKFFMLTFLFIIMGMAIMSMAFKLGQSRIVSCYRRLIRGISCLSVKKKGKYEL